In Thermotomaculum hydrothermale, a single genomic region encodes these proteins:
- a CDS encoding S41 family peptidase, with product MKKFINVIALVFFAFSGFSANYLKLAKTPDAGINKLVFVYQDDLFVSNLDGTNVRRLVKAVGPESFPKFSPDGKWIAFTSYYNGNRNVYVIPSEGGEIHQITFEPEGAQMLEWSNDGKYIYYLTTRGCFSRFFRKIYKIRVKDGKPVGIGQEFPVDMASTLCFNDKGDAYTLNRHSLYFWWWKRYKGSANTDVWVYNKKTKKIENITKTKFNESWPIWAGDYIYFVSENNKGIANIFRINLKTKKREQVTFHKDYAAQWPSLSSDRKYIVYECGADLWKLNLKTLKYGKISIKADVDSILPEYEFVNPSNLITTFSVSPTGKRLVFSARGEIFTAPKKNGEIRQITFNSGARDDEPVWSPKKDKIAFISDRDGEENVYLIDQFAKTEPVKLTNRKSGFISDLRFSPDGNYLTYKTNDFAFYLFDINAKKEILISKTKRDFSREYEWSPDSRWIVYTETMPNYHSAIYVYNVVEKKSYKLYSSVFNIANPVFSADGKYIYFITSRYGENANIAMIMLQKEKKNPLEKEWDEEVVKKENKEAKKKDKKNEKKAKVEKKKSNKVKVKIDFDGIERRVELLPLNGYTIWGIRPIKGGLYVAFKPITKDLTVKRSSRWSFGYNLYFYNVKENKLTEVAKGVHGFDISNNNKWVAILYTKSYQIARAKAKASPKDRKSFSTLSMKLDRKAEWHQIFSESWRMVRDMFYDKNLHGVDWNKMRRKYEKMVDYCQTRNDLNRILEELVGELNASHQGARGGDFREKPKRVGIGSLGAVLVPDGKFYKFAKIYKGNPYYKQYNSPLDKPYIKVKEGDYLIKIDNQIVKTDRDYRWYLINKAGKSVTLTVNNKPSEKGAWDVRVKPISSEYMLRYLNWVEKNRAIVEKQSNGEIGYIHLNYMLGDNLAVFYDYIRYYFDKKGLILDVRWNGGGGIDPQLIDYLERKQYQVTRLRNGEDLPRPMDIFRGKIVVLCNEFSYSDAEVFPNAFKVRKLGKLIGVPTLGFVIAVDEYPLIDGGHIRKTFIGIWDIYGHQLESRGAIPDIIVENDPNQFEKGYDAQLQKAIEVLKKEIKSEKSKKIDTSIKPR from the coding sequence ATGAAAAAATTTATTAATGTAATTGCGCTTGTTTTTTTTGCTTTTAGCGGGTTTTCTGCAAATTACTTAAAACTTGCAAAAACCCCTGATGCGGGAATTAACAAACTTGTTTTTGTTTATCAGGATGATTTATTTGTATCAAACCTTGACGGTACAAATGTAAGAAGATTGGTTAAGGCTGTTGGTCCTGAGTCATTTCCAAAATTTTCACCTGATGGTAAGTGGATAGCATTTACATCCTATTACAATGGTAACAGAAATGTTTATGTTATTCCTTCAGAAGGTGGAGAAATTCACCAAATTACATTTGAACCTGAAGGGGCTCAAATGCTTGAATGGAGTAATGACGGAAAGTATATTTACTATTTAACCACAAGGGGCTGTTTTTCAAGATTTTTCAGAAAAATCTATAAAATCAGGGTTAAAGATGGAAAACCTGTTGGAATAGGACAGGAGTTTCCCGTTGATATGGCTTCAACCTTATGCTTTAACGATAAGGGAGACGCATACACATTAAACAGGCATTCTCTTTACTTCTGGTGGTGGAAGAGGTATAAGGGAAGCGCAAATACAGATGTTTGGGTTTACAACAAAAAAACAAAGAAAATCGAAAATATCACAAAAACAAAGTTTAATGAATCTTGGCCTATATGGGCTGGAGATTACATTTACTTTGTTTCTGAAAATAATAAAGGGATAGCAAATATTTTTAGAATAAACCTTAAAACAAAAAAGAGGGAGCAAGTAACATTCCACAAAGACTATGCTGCTCAGTGGCCGTCTCTATCTTCCGATAGAAAGTATATTGTTTACGAATGTGGGGCAGATTTATGGAAATTGAATCTCAAAACCTTAAAGTATGGAAAGATTAGCATTAAAGCAGATGTTGACTCAATTCTCCCAGAATATGAATTTGTAAATCCTTCAAACCTCATTACCACTTTCTCAGTTTCACCAACAGGAAAAAGATTGGTTTTTTCAGCCAGGGGAGAAATATTTACAGCACCGAAAAAGAATGGAGAGATTAGACAGATAACATTTAACAGTGGGGCAAGAGACGATGAGCCTGTATGGTCTCCTAAAAAAGACAAAATAGCATTTATCTCAGATAGAGACGGAGAAGAGAATGTTTATCTAATAGACCAATTTGCAAAGACAGAACCTGTAAAATTGACCAATAGAAAATCAGGGTTTATAAGTGATTTAAGGTTTTCTCCCGATGGAAATTATTTAACATATAAAACAAACGATTTTGCTTTTTACCTTTTTGATATAAATGCAAAGAAGGAAATTTTAATCTCAAAAACCAAGAGGGATTTTTCAAGGGAGTATGAATGGTCTCCAGACAGCAGGTGGATTGTCTACACAGAAACAATGCCTAATTATCACAGTGCAATATATGTCTACAATGTTGTTGAGAAGAAAAGTTACAAATTATACTCATCTGTTTTCAACATTGCCAACCCTGTTTTTTCTGCCGATGGAAAGTACATTTACTTTATAACATCAAGGTATGGTGAAAATGCAAACATTGCAATGATTATGCTTCAAAAGGAGAAGAAAAATCCACTGGAAAAAGAGTGGGATGAAGAGGTTGTAAAAAAAGAAAATAAAGAAGCAAAGAAAAAAGATAAGAAAAATGAAAAGAAGGCAAAGGTTGAAAAGAAAAAATCAAATAAGGTTAAGGTAAAAATTGACTTTGATGGAATTGAAAGAAGGGTTGAACTCCTTCCGTTAAACGGGTACACAATCTGGGGAATTAGGCCTATAAAAGGCGGTTTATATGTTGCGTTTAAGCCTATAACAAAGGATTTAACAGTAAAGAGAAGCTCAAGGTGGAGTTTTGGATATAACCTGTATTTTTACAATGTAAAGGAAAATAAACTAACAGAGGTGGCAAAGGGAGTTCACGGCTTTGATATTTCAAACAACAATAAGTGGGTTGCAATTCTTTACACAAAATCCTATCAAATTGCAAGAGCAAAGGCAAAAGCAAGCCCAAAAGACAGAAAGTCATTTTCAACTCTTTCTATGAAATTAGACAGAAAGGCTGAATGGCATCAGATTTTTAGCGAATCCTGGAGAATGGTAAGGGATATGTTTTACGACAAAAATCTCCACGGCGTTGATTGGAACAAGATGAGAAGAAAGTATGAAAAAATGGTTGACTATTGCCAGACGAGAAATGATTTAAACAGGATACTTGAAGAGCTTGTTGGTGAATTGAACGCATCCCATCAGGGAGCAAGGGGTGGAGATTTCAGGGAAAAACCAAAGAGAGTGGGAATAGGAAGTTTAGGTGCTGTTTTAGTACCTGACGGAAAATTCTATAAATTTGCAAAGATTTACAAAGGAAATCCCTATTACAAACAGTACAACTCACCCCTTGATAAACCATACATTAAGGTTAAAGAAGGGGATTACCTTATAAAAATTGATAATCAAATTGTTAAAACAGACAGGGATTACAGGTGGTATTTAATTAACAAAGCAGGTAAATCGGTAACCCTTACAGTAAACAATAAACCATCTGAAAAGGGGGCATGGGATGTAAGGGTTAAACCTATTTCCTCTGAATACATGCTTAGATACCTAAACTGGGTTGAGAAAAACAGGGCTATTGTTGAGAAACAATCAAACGGTGAAATAGGCTATATCCATCTTAATTATATGCTTGGGGATAACCTTGCGGTATTTTACGATTACATTCGCTATTACTTTGATAAAAAAGGACTTATTCTTGATGTAAGGTGGAATGGCGGTGGTGGAATAGACCCACAGTTGATTGATTACCTTGAAAGAAAACAGTATCAGGTAACAAGGCTTAGAAATGGAGAGGATTTACCAAGACCTATGGATATTTTCAGAGGGAAAATAGTTGTTTTGTGCAACGAATTTTCATACTCAGATGCAGAAGTTTTCCCAAATGCCTTTAAGGTAAGAAAGTTAGGAAAACTTATAGGGGTTCCAACATTAGGCTTTGTTATTGCAGTTGATGAGTATCCGTTAATTGATGGCGGGCACATAAGAAAAACCTTTATCGGAATATGGGATATTTATGGCCATCAATTGGAATCAAGGGGCGCTATTCCTGACATAATAGTTGAAAATGACCCAAATCAGTTTGAAAAAGGGTATGATGCTCAGTTGCAAAAGGCCATTGAGGTATTAAAAAAAGAAATCAAATCAGAAAAATCGAAAAAGATAGATACTTCAATTAAGCCAAGATAA
- a CDS encoding TldD/PmbA family protein: MKFSDHFFGFTFSDANRVFSQILKKGHFGELYFEFSESISVVFEDDIVKSASRVQQGGVGVRVIEGETTGYSYCETFDIDSIIKAGKFASAIASSKRDLFTYPIEFKEIKGHYLYQADLILESFELTKRVEILKKLTEKAYKYSDLIKKANGRITDTVSRIFIINSQGEYGFDIRPSISVSVSTIAEKGDKREFGRDGFAKRGGFELINGDILTSLANEASRKAILNLDAKPAPAGLMPVVLAAGESGALIHESVGHPLEADFIRKKSSAYTGRVGEKVASSLCTIVDDGTIPENTGSLNFDDELVKTEKTVLIEKGILKRFMTDRLNADLLSIPYSGNGKRESFKSNPIPRMRVTYLDAGEDNPEDIIKSVEKGIMCCSFAGGQVDISSGDFVFVPNESYYIENGEVKYPVKNLTLIGNGPDVLTKVDMVGYDLKFSSGNWICGKGQSVQVGIGMPTIRIKEITVGGQQA, from the coding sequence ATGAAATTTAGTGATCATTTTTTTGGATTTACCTTTTCAGATGCAAACAGGGTTTTCTCTCAAATACTTAAAAAAGGTCACTTTGGCGAATTATACTTTGAATTTTCTGAAAGTATTTCTGTTGTTTTTGAGGATGATATTGTTAAATCTGCATCAAGGGTCCAGCAGGGTGGAGTGGGAGTCAGAGTAATTGAGGGAGAAACAACTGGTTACTCTTACTGCGAAACCTTTGATATTGATTCAATAATAAAAGCAGGAAAATTTGCTTCAGCTATTGCATCATCTAAAAGGGATTTGTTTACTTATCCTATAGAATTTAAAGAGATTAAGGGACATTATCTCTATCAAGCAGATTTAATACTTGAAAGTTTTGAGCTAACAAAAAGAGTTGAAATTTTAAAAAAACTAACTGAAAAGGCTTACAAATACTCAGACCTTATAAAAAAAGCAAACGGAAGGATTACCGATACAGTATCAAGGATTTTTATTATTAATTCACAAGGTGAATACGGTTTTGATATAAGACCCTCCATTAGTGTTTCTGTTAGCACTATTGCAGAAAAAGGAGACAAAAGAGAGTTTGGAAGAGATGGTTTTGCAAAAAGGGGTGGGTTTGAGTTAATAAATGGTGACATTTTAACCAGTCTTGCAAATGAGGCTTCAAGAAAGGCAATATTAAACCTTGATGCAAAACCAGCCCCTGCAGGCTTAATGCCAGTTGTTTTAGCAGCTGGAGAATCAGGGGCTTTAATTCACGAATCTGTTGGCCATCCGTTGGAGGCTGATTTTATCAGAAAAAAAAGCTCGGCATATACCGGAAGGGTAGGGGAAAAGGTAGCATCTTCACTTTGTACAATAGTTGACGACGGTACAATTCCAGAAAATACTGGTTCATTAAACTTTGACGATGAGCTTGTAAAAACAGAAAAAACTGTTTTAATTGAAAAGGGGATTTTAAAAAGATTTATGACAGACAGACTTAATGCTGATTTACTCTCAATACCTTATTCCGGGAACGGGAAAAGGGAATCTTTTAAATCAAACCCAATCCCAAGAATGAGGGTAACCTACCTTGATGCAGGGGAGGATAATCCAGAAGATATAATAAAATCTGTGGAAAAAGGGATTATGTGTTGTTCATTTGCTGGTGGACAGGTTGATATTTCAAGCGGCGATTTTGTCTTTGTACCAAATGAAAGTTACTATATTGAAAATGGAGAAGTCAAATATCCAGTTAAGAATTTAACGCTAATAGGAAATGGTCCCGATGTGCTAACAAAGGTTGATATGGTAGGTTACGATTTAAAATTTTCTTCAGGCAACTGGATATGTGGAAAAGGGCAGAGTGTTCAGGTTGGAATTGGTATGCCTACAATCAGGATAAAAGAGATTACAGTAGGGGGACAGCAGGCATGA
- a CDS encoding metallopeptidase TldD-related protein, whose translation MKDKKFYIDIAYRLVKKFSPKFDYLKIYLTPMQETEVNILNGGIENVNFSESIPISIVGAKNGKTASVSGNFINESKVESLINYLTNLIDIVEKDPYFVIPERELIGKADANIDTFDVNFFGKTVEDMVYEAKNLENVALSLNSDVKSAGSFYSAYAGLTIFANSYLFADGFEHTYFGKGIVLLSEDRIEGSSNVGRKVRDGWWDYAVKEDLVEDSENISKKAVERVLSKKGAKKPETGILPVVFEKTVARGFFSSLASALTGSNLYRKESFLTDKLNSKIAVDFLTVVKACFQF comes from the coding sequence ATGAAAGATAAGAAATTTTATATAGATATTGCATACAGGTTGGTAAAAAAGTTCAGCCCTAAATTTGACTATTTAAAAATTTACCTTACCCCAATGCAAGAGACAGAAGTAAATATTCTAAATGGTGGTATAGAAAATGTTAACTTTTCTGAAAGCATCCCTATTTCAATTGTAGGAGCTAAAAATGGCAAAACTGCATCTGTATCCGGGAATTTTATAAATGAATCAAAGGTTGAATCTTTAATAAATTACCTGACAAATCTTATCGATATTGTTGAAAAAGATCCGTATTTTGTCATTCCGGAGAGGGAATTAATAGGCAAAGCAGATGCGAATATAGACACCTTTGATGTAAATTTTTTCGGCAAAACAGTTGAAGATATGGTTTATGAAGCAAAGAATCTTGAAAATGTTGCACTGTCTTTAAACTCAGATGTGAAATCAGCTGGTTCTTTTTATTCTGCATATGCAGGCCTAACTATTTTTGCAAATTCCTACCTTTTTGCAGATGGTTTTGAACATACATATTTTGGAAAGGGAATAGTTTTGTTATCAGAGGACAGAATTGAAGGCTCAAGCAATGTTGGAAGAAAGGTTAGAGACGGCTGGTGGGATTATGCTGTAAAAGAGGATTTAGTTGAAGATTCAGAAAATATTTCTAAAAAAGCAGTTGAAAGGGTTTTATCCAAAAAGGGTGCTAAAAAACCAGAAACTGGCATTTTACCTGTTGTTTTTGAAAAGACAGTTGCAAGAGGATTTTTTTCCTCATTAGCATCGGCTTTAACAGGCAGCAATTTATATAGAAAAGAAAGCTTTCTAACTGATAAATTAAACTCTAAGATTGCGGTGGACTTTTTAACAGTGGTAAAGGCTTGCTTCCAATTCTGA
- a CDS encoding response regulator yields MEKNKFVSGIALPFIPKAEEIKILAVDDEDEILDSLEEILVLNGFSNIDTASNGDEAIEKLKKKHYDIVITDISMPGKNGFEVVEFVTKNCFSTVAIVMTGYIDTDTAIKSFKSGAYDFLKKPFNKEMLLLALDRALAKRAVILADENYKKILEEEVERRTEKVRELNKKIIELYELSQNTKETLELDKAINIFKHHSVRFFKPMNFAILLYSPLNDTLTMHHEFYSQHNFQPERFIFNAKEFIITQSKQVKNAIFLFKNDNYSVLVKLIRHNHFLGFLYMGFAEEKEFKTLDEKLLELFVSELEASLYHC; encoded by the coding sequence ATGGAAAAAAACAAGTTTGTATCAGGTATTGCATTGCCTTTTATCCCCAAAGCAGAGGAAATAAAAATTCTTGCTGTTGATGATGAAGATGAAATTTTAGATTCTCTTGAAGAAATCCTTGTTTTAAATGGTTTTTCGAACATTGATACTGCCTCAAACGGAGATGAAGCAATTGAAAAATTAAAGAAAAAACATTACGATATTGTCATTACCGATATAAGTATGCCAGGGAAAAATGGGTTTGAGGTTGTTGAATTTGTCACTAAAAATTGCTTTTCTACGGTTGCTATTGTTATGACAGGATACATAGATACAGATACCGCAATAAAATCTTTTAAATCAGGGGCATATGATTTTTTAAAAAAGCCGTTTAATAAAGAAATGCTCCTTTTAGCTTTAGATAGGGCTCTTGCCAAAAGAGCAGTAATCCTTGCTGATGAAAATTACAAAAAGATTCTTGAAGAAGAAGTTGAGAGAAGAACTGAAAAAGTGAGAGAGTTGAACAAAAAGATTATTGAACTGTATGAACTTTCTCAAAATACTAAAGAGACCCTGGAATTAGATAAAGCAATCAATATATTTAAACATCACTCTGTAAGGTTTTTTAAACCTATGAATTTTGCAATACTACTCTACTCTCCTTTAAATGACACACTAACCATGCACCATGAATTTTATTCTCAACATAACTTTCAACCTGAAAGGTTTATATTTAATGCAAAAGAATTTATTATTACCCAGAGTAAACAGGTAAAGAATGCCATCTTTTTATTTAAAAATGACAACTATTCTGTTTTGGTAAAACTTATAAGGCATAATCATTTTCTTGGCTTTTTATATATGGGTTTTGCAGAAGAAAAAGAATTTAAAACACTTGATGAAAAACTTTTAGAACTCTTTGTATCAGAATTGGAAGCAAGCCTTTACCACTGTTAA
- a CDS encoding PilZ domain-containing protein gives MGYEEKRRHKRIDLKGYINIYPLAIKGNSNPLKGKFKNISEGGILFECSRKVNIDTILKIEFFLPNNKALAARYKEFTNVIGHKIVILGKVVRLIKKNNENFELGIQFINMYEGDFTNLKRFLELVDKNYVW, from the coding sequence ATGGGATATGAAGAAAAAAGAAGACATAAACGCATAGATCTAAAAGGGTATATTAATATTTACCCTTTAGCTATCAAAGGTAACTCTAACCCATTAAAGGGCAAATTTAAAAATATCAGTGAAGGCGGCATACTCTTTGAATGCTCTCGTAAAGTCAATATTGACACAATTTTAAAAATTGAATTTTTTCTCCCAAACAATAAAGCACTTGCAGCCAGATATAAAGAATTTACAAATGTAATTGGGCATAAAATAGTTATATTGGGGAAGGTTGTAAGGTTAATAAAAAAAAATAATGAGAATTTTGAATTAGGGATTCAATTTATCAATATGTACGAGGGTGACTTTACAAATTTAAAGCGATTTCTTGAACTTGTTGACAAAAATTACGTCTGGTAG
- a CDS encoding helix-turn-helix domain-containing protein has product MVKRESCDRKITDKVKELRKSKGLTQKEFADILGININTVAQAESYRQNYTIKLLRKISEKFNVPMRWFFDEPGDLDDTGVYKILDRFDYKKKTKVKEIVERLDKAEIDDIDVIIQLLDKLTRK; this is encoded by the coding sequence ATGGTTAAAAGAGAATCTTGTGATAGAAAGATAACAGACAAAGTAAAAGAGTTAAGAAAATCCAAAGGATTAACTCAAAAAGAGTTTGCAGATATCCTGGGTATAAATATTAATACTGTCGCCCAGGCAGAAAGCTACAGACAAAATTATACAATTAAACTTTTAAGAAAAATTAGTGAAAAGTTTAATGTTCCAATGAGGTGGTTTTTTGATGAGCCAGGGGACCTTGATGATACAGGAGTATATAAGATACTTGATAGGTTCGATTATAAAAAGAAAACAAAAGTGAAAGAAATCGTTGAACGTCTTGATAAAGCAGAGATAGACGATATTGATGTTATTATTCAACTTCTTGATAAACTTACCAGAAAATAA
- a CDS encoding SPOR domain-containing protein, whose translation MTENTHSFVEYKIQDIFYQFYTSGKTGVIKVFFPMNIVKTVYFSDGNIVFATSNSEKDKLTNILIKNKKITKEQLNMALKQMDKSISLGRNLVNMGLITHKELVWAVKIQVLSIVYSILVLKEGEYSVTEGVLPEGIIKLPFNTLKILFDSFLLFKDKDWISEKISPDMVFIKTDFFEEYKEKILTDPNFEKIYNLIDGKRTVGEITQMVDIEDFRVYKLFYALKFLKFIEEKVDEEVPFEPVLEENNVYEIKGDDTENIKMVEELVGEEEEKEDDIAIEFEGVTSEHSAFEEDLNESNQMDSIVLDESDFQEENEEYEKSGEEFEEGNETIAQDKKEYIETLQKQLEDESSIVEEIEQDNFKLEFEKDEENEEEKTIPSSSPYETAKQEIQSNFDGKGMIESNEDSFVVEEEYVSGNGKGIGMYVAVILILFIAALGYLGYNFYKESKIKSKRGYSKPKKTVKIVSSSKDITTEDITVDKIEEKLNENGVTNKEGTTVKNKTENNIKSGSENVNAIEATVTYEAKPVYEEQKTTSSQSTIESDIQNDKYDEFTLNSKTILLENPEAFTIQLELACKSETLDKAIELLPEKDRIFFIPTTFRGNSCFIVCYGIYDTKDEAKVAMETLDKEFFQDNTPLIRKAKKFKKYFSKF comes from the coding sequence ATGACAGAAAATACTCATAGTTTTGTTGAATATAAAATTCAGGATATTTTTTATCAGTTTTATACTTCAGGAAAAACAGGAGTTATAAAAGTTTTTTTTCCAATGAATATAGTTAAGACAGTTTACTTTTCTGACGGGAATATCGTTTTTGCTACCTCAAATTCAGAAAAAGACAAATTAACAAACATTTTAATAAAAAATAAAAAAATAACAAAAGAACAACTAAATATGGCCCTCAAGCAGATGGATAAATCAATTTCTCTGGGAAGAAATCTTGTTAATATGGGTTTAATTACCCATAAAGAATTAGTTTGGGCTGTTAAAATTCAGGTTTTAAGTATAGTTTATTCTATTCTGGTATTAAAAGAGGGCGAGTATTCTGTTACAGAAGGGGTATTACCTGAGGGAATTATTAAGCTTCCTTTCAATACGTTAAAAATATTATTTGATTCATTTTTGCTATTCAAAGACAAGGATTGGATTTCCGAGAAAATTTCCCCTGACATGGTTTTTATTAAAACTGATTTCTTTGAAGAATACAAAGAAAAAATTCTAACCGACCCAAATTTTGAAAAAATTTACAATTTGATTGATGGAAAAAGAACCGTTGGAGAAATTACTCAAATGGTGGATATTGAGGATTTTAGAGTTTATAAACTTTTTTATGCATTAAAGTTTCTTAAATTTATTGAAGAAAAGGTAGATGAAGAAGTTCCATTTGAACCAGTTTTAGAAGAGAACAATGTATATGAGATAAAAGGGGATGATACAGAAAATATTAAAATGGTCGAAGAATTAGTTGGAGAAGAAGAAGAAAAAGAAGACGATATTGCAATTGAATTTGAAGGTGTAACATCGGAACATTCAGCTTTTGAAGAAGATTTGAACGAAAGCAATCAAATGGATTCTATTGTCCTTGATGAATCTGATTTTCAAGAAGAAAATGAAGAATATGAGAAATCAGGAGAAGAATTTGAAGAAGGAAATGAGACTATTGCTCAGGACAAAAAAGAATACATTGAAACATTACAAAAGCAGTTAGAGGACGAAAGCTCAATTGTGGAAGAGATTGAACAGGATAACTTTAAACTGGAATTTGAAAAAGATGAAGAAAATGAAGAAGAGAAAACCATACCTTCTTCCTCACCTTACGAAACTGCTAAGCAGGAGATTCAGTCTAACTTTGACGGGAAAGGTATGATTGAATCCAATGAAGATTCTTTTGTTGTTGAAGAAGAGTATGTCTCTGGCAATGGAAAAGGTATTGGGATGTATGTTGCTGTAATTTTAATCCTTTTCATTGCTGCCTTAGGTTACCTTGGTTACAATTTTTATAAAGAATCTAAAATAAAATCGAAAAGAGGCTACTCTAAACCAAAAAAAACAGTGAAAATTGTTTCATCATCAAAAGATATTACAACTGAAGACATTACTGTTGACAAAATTGAAGAAAAGTTAAATGAGAATGGAGTCACCAACAAGGAGGGAACAACTGTTAAAAATAAAACCGAAAATAATATAAAAAGTGGTAGTGAAAATGTAAATGCTATAGAAGCAACAGTAACATACGAGGCAAAACCAGTATATGAGGAACAAAAGACAACCAGTTCTCAATCTACAATAGAAAGTGATATTCAAAATGATAAATATGATGAATTTACTCTTAATTCAAAAACAATCCTTTTAGAAAATCCTGAAGCTTTTACTATCCAACTTGAATTGGCATGTAAATCAGAGACACTTGATAAAGCAATTGAATTGCTACCAGAGAAGGATAGAATATTTTTTATTCCTACAACTTTCAGGGGCAATAGTTGCTTTATTGTTTGTTATGGGATATACGATAC